In one Alnus glutinosa chromosome 12, dhAlnGlut1.1, whole genome shotgun sequence genomic region, the following are encoded:
- the LOC133851324 gene encoding zinc finger CCCH domain-containing protein 3 isoform X1 — translation MPLGKYYCDYCDKQFQDTAYARKRHLQGLHHLRAKALWFDSLKLQDVNQAYTEGFGKGVCNRFVKTGFCQYGDSCKYFHPKNNLPNVNAQGVSGLVDNNQSPSTPGNQLFGGGTLSGDVLLDSIGMSWGNLPPSLKPPPEGGYQPLPFVDWG, via the exons atgccgTTGGGGAAGTACTACTGCGACTACTGCGACAAGCAGTTCCAAGACACCGCATATGCTCGGAAACGCCATCTCCAGGGTCTCCACCACCTTAGAGCCAAGGCTCTCTGGTTCGATTCGCTCAAGCTCCAAG ATGTGAACCAGGCTTATACCGAGGGATTTGGAAAAGGGGTCTGCAACCGGTTTGTCAAGACG GGGTTTTGCCAGTATGGAGATTCTTGCAAATATTTTCATCCGAAGAACAACTTACCAAATGTGAATGCTCAAGGTGTATCAG GCCTCGTGGATAACAATCAGTCACCAAGTACCCCAGGAAATCAATTATTTGGAGGAGGCACTTTGTCCG GGGATGTGTTACTAGATAGTATTGGAATGTCGTGGGGCAATCTACCTCCATCACTAAAGCCTCCTCCAGAAGGTGGATATCAGCCTCTTCCCTTTGTGGATTGGGGATAG
- the LOC133851324 gene encoding zinc finger CCCH domain-containing protein 3 isoform X2 translates to MPLGKYYCDYCDKQFQDTAYARKRHLQGLHHLRAKALWFDSLKLQDVNQAYTEGFGKGVCNRFVKTYGDSCKYFHPKNNLPNVNAQGVSGLVDNNQSPSTPGNQLFGGGTLSGDVLLDSIGMSWGNLPPSLKPPPEGGYQPLPFVDWG, encoded by the exons atgccgTTGGGGAAGTACTACTGCGACTACTGCGACAAGCAGTTCCAAGACACCGCATATGCTCGGAAACGCCATCTCCAGGGTCTCCACCACCTTAGAGCCAAGGCTCTCTGGTTCGATTCGCTCAAGCTCCAAG ATGTGAACCAGGCTTATACCGAGGGATTTGGAAAAGGGGTCTGCAACCGGTTTGTCAAGACG TATGGAGATTCTTGCAAATATTTTCATCCGAAGAACAACTTACCAAATGTGAATGCTCAAGGTGTATCAG GCCTCGTGGATAACAATCAGTCACCAAGTACCCCAGGAAATCAATTATTTGGAGGAGGCACTTTGTCCG GGGATGTGTTACTAGATAGTATTGGAATGTCGTGGGGCAATCTACCTCCATCACTAAAGCCTCCTCCAGAAGGTGGATATCAGCCTCTTCCCTTTGTGGATTGGGGATAG
- the LOC133852676 gene encoding pleiotropic drug resistance protein 1-like has translation MANNSLSTSSDFTWLVCDDIELSGMHSPRPSSIYSEQYSMKSDGTIILGVPGTTTPLTPVTPTTPAEMPETFGGVSPEVRHKLENASPETARHVALRMYKSLKRHGLQDEVGKAFEREGTEIEEPEEEAEAVDGVRKKREELLGMEYMLRDGFVSYLRDMAKITPPIPQQVVRFSGIKYTRKIEISNNGYETFGNKLVDCFVGPLKNLLQRKNSKWLQILSGVDGYIMPGSMTLLLGPPGSGKSTLLEILAGRIDGNSDSTLEGLVMYNDKNASDIYLSRLIAYISNQLNIHIPFLTIENKLVGEETSDIDRQKLTTAELALGTYSVMIYDQPFSGSDLAATYDLVDTIRTISRIQQSSAIMSLTRLSQEVFDLFDRIILLSYGQVFFQGLRQDAIPYFAKLGYVKPSYVESSEFLEDIVAGDGSQYMVPGATPLTLEELVECYRASDQYKDIMRIVNGDDAKHTYWVESEHGLGMSLNTPSHCAVDIQPRREPELVVSKLSTKVGHSGGIESTARVQVGDMITAMSMNNEEMLYLSVGPQKIQHKRASHAYSVLKQAQGHIRFQVERYKEKEDEYQAQWKQFQRPFVQTWWHSTKTLTYRQIKITKRLHAIIKLRLFQVNTTISSYLSQLIKIMKII, from the exons ATGGCAAACAATTCTTTGAGTACTTCTTCAGATTTCACGTGGTTGGTTTGTGATGATATTGAGCTTAGCGGGATGCATTCTCCTAGACCATCTTCAATCTACAGTGAGCAATACTCTATGAAAAGTGATGGCACTATAATATTGGGAGTTCCAGGCACGACGACGCCGTTGACACCCGTGACACCAACAACTCCGGCCGAGATGCCTGAAACCTTTGGTGGGGTATCGCCCGAGGTTCGACATAAGTTAGAGAATGCCTCGCCGGAGACGGCTAGGCATGTCGCACTGAGGATGTACAAGAGCTTGAAAAGGCACGGGCTGCAAGATGAGGTTGGCAAGGCATTTGAAAGAGAGGGTACTGAGATTGAAGAGCCAGAGGAAGAAGCAGAAGCAGTTGATGGGGTTAGGAAGAAGAGAGAGGAGCTCTTGGGGATGGAGTACATGCTGAGGGATGGTTTTGTTAGTTATCTACGTGACATGGCAAAAATCACTCCCCCAATTCCGCAGCAG gtaGTCAGGTTTTCAGGCATAAAGTACACAAGGAAGATTGAGATCTCCAACAATGGATATGAGACATTTGGAAACAAACTGGTGGACTGTTTTGTTGGGCCTTTGAAGAATCTTCTTCAAAGAAAGAATTCAAAATGGTTGCAGATTCTGAGTGGAGTGGATGGGTACATCATGCCTGGGTCTATGACCCTCCTACTAGGGCCTCCAG GCAGCGGTAAGAGCACTCTCCTGGAAATTCTGGCAGGGAGAATCGATGGAAATAGCGACTCAACCCTGGAAGGTCTTGTCATGTACAACGACAAAAATGCCTCTGATATTTATCTTAGTAGACTCATTGCATATATCAGCAACCAGCTAAATAT ACACATTCCATTTTTAACA ATAGAAAACAAGCTTGTGGGAGAGGAAACATCCGACATTGATCGCCAGAAACTTACAACAGCTGAGTTAGCACTTGGAACATACTCTGTTATGATTTATGACCAACCATTTTCTGGGTCTGATCTTGCAGCTACATATGACCTAGTGGACACCATAAGAACCATTAGCAGGATTCAGCAATCTTCTGCAATCATGTCACTAACTCGACTTTCTCAGGAAGTGTTTGATCTGTTTGATAGAATCATATTGCTTAGTTATGGGCAAGTCTTTTTCCAAGGCCTTCGTCAAGATGCCATTCCTTACTTTGCCAAACTTGG GTATGTAAAGCCATCATATGTGGAGTCCAGTGAGTTTCTTGAAGATATTGTAGCTGGAGATGGTTCTCAGTATATGGTACCAGGAGCAACTCCCTTGACACTAGAAGAGCTAGTAGAGTGCTACAGGGCTTCAGATCAATACAAGGATATAATGAGAATTGTTAACGGAGATGATGCGAAGCACACCTACTGGGTGGAAAGTGAGCATGGGCTTGGAATGTCCCTTAATACGCCATCCCATTGTGCGGTTGATATACAGCCAAGAAGAGAGCCAG AATTGGTGGTGTCCAAGCTCTCTACCAAAGTAGGGCACTCAGGGGGTATTGAGAGCACGGCAAGAGTTCAGGTTGGGGACATGATCACAGCAATGTCTATGAACAATGAAGAAATGCTATACCTATCAGTGGGACCCCAAAAAATTCAGCACAAACGTGCCTCACATGCATACTCTGTATTGAAGCAGGCACAAGGTCACATTCGTTTCCAAGTTGAGCGCTACAAAGAGAAG GAGGATGAGTACCAAGCTCAGTGGAAGCAGTTCCAAAGGCCCTTTGTACAAACATGGTGGCATTCCACCAAGACTCTGACCTACAGGCAAATCAAGATCACCAAAAGGCTTCACGCCATAATCAAATTAAGGCTATTCCAGGTCAATACTACCATATCTTCATACCTTTCCCAGCTCATTAAGATCATGAAAATTATCTGA